A window of Anabas testudineus chromosome 7, fAnaTes1.2, whole genome shotgun sequence genomic DNA:
TTTGGCGCTGGCCATGGTCCTGGAAGTCCCGACCGGTACCCGCTCACGCCGACCGCCAGCTTTCTCTCCGGACAGACTGCCAAGTCCAACGAAAGCGGCGGGGAGCACACGAGCGACGACGAGGACGGCTTCGACTCGCTGGAGTCCCGGAAGAGGGGCCCGTCGTTTGGGGACGACAAGCCCGGAGGGGGCCTGGCCAAGAAGTCCAAGGAGCAGCGGTCCCTGCGGCTCAGCATCAACGCCCGGGAGAGGAGAAGGATGCACGACCTGAACGACGCACTGGACGGTCTGCGCGCCGTTATCCCCTACGCCCACAGCCCCTCGGTGAGAAAACTCTCCAAAATAGCCACCCTCCTTCTGGCCAAGAACTATATCCTCATGCAGGCTCAGGCTCTGGAAGAGATGAGGCGGCTGGTGGCGTATCTGAACCAGGGACAGAGCATAACTTCGCCAATCCCCACCGCCCTGGCGCCCTTTGGACAGGCTGCCGTCTATCCCTTCTCGGGCTCTGCTCTGGCCAATTGTGCCGAAAAGTGCACCACTTATTCTGGGACACCGTCGAGTatctttaaacactgtaacgACAAGCCTTGATTTGCTTTAATTCTCTTTCCTGAACTTTTACCTATACTGCACCCATGTCGGTCTCTCTCCCACTCTAGTTATTTTGAAATCATtctgtggaaaataaaatttTAGTCGAATGCATCTATTGTTAAGATATGGTTAAGTAATTATACTGCAACGTTTCATCCAGATTTCACAAATGCTACAAACTAAACCTGTAGCATAGGCCTTCTTAGatgatgaagtaaaaaaaaaaaaaccctgtcaCTTGCTCTCTTGCTTGTACTTGACAAAGACAGGCCATGTCCAAATTCAAAGTTCGGGTTTATTCTAGGAATGTTCTGTTATCAGCTCTTATTTGTAATCTATGCAACATttaacaacaccaacaacaaaagtAGAAATGCCAAGATGTGCGCCCTATTCTCgacatttagatttaattcaGACAGCAATCGTGAAAGGACTTGCTTTGACTGACTTTACTGACGCTGTGAGAAAAATCAATTGTGACGTTGGCTGAAATATTTCCTCAAACGATGTGTTGAcaagtttgtcttttatttatttaagttgttGCACATCTTACATGATTGTATTGTACAACTGTGGAATATCACTTGCTCCAAGCCCGGCTCTACTAATGGTTATATAATTGCAGCCTATACACTGAAGAAGCGTTTTGGTTGTGTTGCAACATGGATTTCATATGTTGTTTATATGTCtttataattaaaacacatatCTATGCTTGAACCCGGCTTCATTCATTTCAACAATTTCatagattttaaaacaaatttcaaaTTAGGCACATTTAATGAGTTTTACACATCTTAAAAGGCCAGccttgaatgtgtgtgtgtgtgtgtgtgtgtgtgtgtgtgtgtgtgtgtgtgtgtgtgtgtgtgtgtgtgtgtgtgtgtgtgtgtgttttgcagtgaGCCCTTCATGGACAAACGAATACACGGGCAGCCTCTTACACTACTAAAGGTTTCCTGCTAAAATGAGTTGGCAACTTTCTTTTCCTGCATGACATGAAGAGATGTGTTTAAACGAGCTCAGTGGGGCTGGTGGGGCCTGTTTGACACGCAGTGGGGTCGGTGGCGCTGAAGGGAAGGGCGCAAGAGCTGCCCGGGGCACCCAGGACCTGTCTCTGGGTATTTGGGTGATTGCATGCTTCCTTGGCGGGCTCTTACACCCTGGACAGCTATTAACACGATTTCAGCTCCTGTCTCCCTGCTCGACTTAATTCAGTGAACGTCACAGGGACAGTTTGCCATTGCAGGTTGGGTAGAGGAGGAATTTAGAAAAGCATCTGAAGAATTATCTGTgcctttgtctgtttgtctgacaACAGTCACCTTTATCTAAAACACTTGTCTGTGAGCTGTATTTGCCCACATTATATTGGAGTTGGCTGCTTTGGTGCTATATCGGctgtttggattttttattttatttttaattttatttatttttttggtgtgaattttaatttaatttctaataTAATCAATACAGCTGCACTGACAAAATGGACTCTAAATGCATCTTCTATCAGAGCAGTTCAACAAAAGTGAATGATTTTGTGATTAagagggtttttcttttttaatcatttttaacacACTAAACCAAAAGGAATCTTTTAATCCCACATGTGGTCCTTATTTAATGAAACaatttcatatttctgtttgttctgcatTAAACCAGGCATTTAGATCAGACCAGTCTAGTCATGTTACTGAAGTGAAGAAGTAATCCACCCCAGTTTCTCTCTTACAGTTTAGCTACATGTCACAACAACAGGCCACCCATGGCATCTTAAATTGGCCCTCTGATGACATGTCTTGTCTGAGGCCCCCACGAGACAGTCAGGGCAGCAGGGATGAAAAGTGACAAATGCTCCCGATGATGTGAGGACACGGGCCCTGTTCTCCATCAGTCCCCGTACAGCCTAATTGCCACAAATGAGACGGTTGCCTTTTTTGCACGAATGGTCGGCTGGTCACTTTCTCTCCCTATAGGCTTTTAATGTCGAGCTGGTGAGATGCATGTTTTAGTGTGTCACCTTATTATCTTAATGGTCGTCAGTGTGTATGGTGGCATGTCTGTCATTTGACATGTAGGCTGTATGTTTACATTAAGACACATATACGATTTTTGCTGGTGACATGGTGTCTCCTGGCCCTTTTTTTGCCAACAGCCATTTTTCGGTCTGTACATAAAGTCCCCAGTTATCCTCTGTCCCCATAATGaagattgttttgtttggtaTAGTGAGGCCATATTTCATTTGCCTTTTCTTAAAACCCTTGCAGAGTATTACAACACATCACAAAGACCTTGTATATTTTTGTTACTGTCTCTTTTGATGTATTGGTACGGTGTGGTAAATTCATTTTGATCCTAATGAATACACAACTCATATTGCgattaacattttgttttggtaGCATCACTGGTCACAAAAAATATAACTTAGTCTAAAATGAAGGCTACGACAGAGAGAAAGTTTTTAgcaaaataattacaaatacacaaataatttttttgtagGTGCAACAAAACAAACCGATTAACACTCCCCGTGAAGAAAGTCTGCTATGTGTGTCAAGATGTAAAAAACAAGAACTCAGATTAAAAACTTAAACAGGCTGCAAGAATACAAGAATTATTGATAGCTGACgttacaaaaaaattaaaagtgtttttcacagAAAGAGATAATTATGCCCACTTCAGATATCCAACAAAAGTTGCCTCTAATCAATCTGTCGTTCCATGAAAACATGTGGCAGAGTGACCTcactaacacacaaaacaacacaaaaattaATTTGCAAACTTATCATCACATTGTTACTGACATTTAttatgcagaagaaaaaaacacttgtcaACGGTTGCGAGATAAGATAAATATGAGAGTCAAATAGACAATAAATGagattataataaaataaatcacttatAGTTACATCACAAAGGGCCGCCACAGTATGACATTACCACCTATTCTTACCTACTGTCTGTTGTTGACAGTGTCTTTATgcagaccaacacacacactgcagtcagTGCACTACCGCTCTCACGACAGCCCAGTGTGGTGCAGGAGTACGGACAGACTGTGTGATGTctgtaaacatttgtgttttctcttggtGGGATAGAAAGGGAGTGATTTCATTAGCATGGCTCGGAGCTTTGaggtatgtttgtgtgcttttttcCAACCCGATGGTATACTACTAAAACCATATGCCCTTAAGTGTGTACCTCTGCCTAATGCATCTGACAGCGCTGTTTTCTCTAATTAAGTTCTCTCTATGTGCAAACTTATGTGTCTGATGCACATTGTAGCActccatctcacacacacatgcacccacacacacacacacacacacacacagccacacatggACTGTACTTACAACAGGGGCCTTGAAGGAAAATGAACATCCTTCAGCTCTGATTATGTTTACAGT
This region includes:
- the bhlhe23 gene encoding class E basic helix-loop-helix protein 23, which translates into the protein MNVSDENLLKSISNDALLDLTQRYGQSAFGFGAGHGPGSPDRYPLTPTASFLSGQTAKSNESGGEHTSDDEDGFDSLESRKRGPSFGDDKPGGGLAKKSKEQRSLRLSINARERRRMHDLNDALDGLRAVIPYAHSPSVRKLSKIATLLLAKNYILMQAQALEEMRRLVAYLNQGQSITSPIPTALAPFGQAAVYPFSGSALANCAEKCTTYSGTPSSIFKHCNDKP